A genome region from Sphingorhabdus sp. SMR4y includes the following:
- a CDS encoding HAD-IA family hydrolase encodes MKFTTVIFDFGGVITSSPFEAFNRLEAEKGVPQDSVRRINSANPDDNAWARFERAELDGAGFDEAFAEEAKALGLELRGADVLAVLAGDVRPNMVATLDRLKAEGLAISCITNNVPAGKGAGMAMDDEKASAVAEIMARFDHIIESSKAGVRKPDPRIYQMMCEALNVDPAQCIYLDDLGINCKPAAALGMAAIKVSAEQQALDDLGALLNMRLP; translated from the coding sequence ATGAAATTCACCACCGTAATTTTCGACTTTGGCGGGGTTATCACTTCGTCGCCATTTGAAGCGTTTAACCGGCTGGAGGCCGAAAAGGGCGTGCCGCAGGACAGCGTGCGCCGGATCAACAGCGCCAATCCCGACGACAATGCCTGGGCCCGGTTCGAGCGGGCGGAACTGGATGGTGCCGGCTTTGACGAAGCCTTTGCCGAGGAGGCGAAAGCCCTGGGGCTGGAGTTGCGCGGCGCCGACGTGCTGGCCGTACTGGCTGGTGACGTGCGGCCCAATATGGTGGCTACGCTGGACCGGTTAAAGGCCGAGGGCTTAGCGATTTCCTGCATCACCAACAATGTCCCGGCCGGCAAGGGCGCGGGCATGGCGATGGATGACGAAAAGGCGTCTGCGGTCGCCGAGATCATGGCGCGCTTCGATCATATCATCGAAAGCAGCAAGGCGGGCGTGCGCAAGCCCGATCCGCGAATTTACCAGATGATGTGCGAGGCTCTGAATGTCGATCCGGCGCAGTGCATCTATCTCGATGATCTCGGAATCAACTGCAAACCGGCAGCAGCGCTTGGCATGGCGGCGATCAAGGTCTCGGCCGAGCAACAGGCGCTTGATGATCTCGGTGCGCTGCTGAACATGCGATTGCCCTGA
- a CDS encoding SMP-30/gluconolactonase/LRE family protein, producing the protein MEIVTEGLRFPEGPIAMPDGSVILVEIEAQQLTRVLPDGSKQLVAKTGGGPNGAALGPDGKIYVCNNGGFEYKDENGFLTPAGIAKDYAGGSIQRVDPETGEVETLYNDGDFGCILRGPNDIQFDAHGGFWFTDHGKTDYEKRCHDIVGIFYAKADGSHLEEVIFPSNNPNGVGISPDGNTLYAAETFTCRLMKFNITAPGKVAPDAGPGGPGIPLYRPSGYKFFDSLAMEECGNICVATIGECGISVISPEGELVEFVETPDIFTTNICFGGEDMMDAWICLSATGKLVKTRWKRPGMKLEYLNK; encoded by the coding sequence ATGGAGATAGTCACCGAAGGGCTGCGCTTTCCCGAGGGCCCGATAGCCATGCCGGACGGCAGCGTCATCCTGGTCGAGATCGAGGCGCAACAGCTCACCCGGGTCTTGCCCGATGGCAGCAAGCAGCTGGTCGCCAAGACCGGCGGCGGGCCCAATGGCGCAGCACTGGGCCCGGATGGCAAAATTTATGTCTGCAACAATGGCGGCTTTGAATATAAGGACGAGAACGGCTTCCTGACCCCGGCGGGCATTGCGAAAGATTATGCCGGCGGTAGCATCCAGCGAGTCGACCCGGAGACCGGCGAGGTTGAGACGCTTTATAATGACGGCGACTTCGGCTGCATCCTGCGTGGGCCCAACGATATCCAGTTCGACGCGCATGGCGGCTTCTGGTTCACCGATCATGGTAAGACCGATTATGAAAAGCGTTGCCACGACATCGTGGGGATTTTCTATGCCAAGGCCGACGGCAGCCATCTGGAAGAGGTGATCTTTCCGTCCAACAATCCCAATGGAGTCGGAATCTCGCCGGACGGCAATACGCTCTATGCTGCCGAAACCTTCACCTGCCGGCTGATGAAATTCAATATCACTGCGCCCGGCAAGGTAGCGCCGGACGCCGGCCCCGGCGGTCCGGGTATCCCGCTCTACCGTCCCTCTGGCTATAAATTTTTCGACAGTCTGGCGATGGAGGAATGCGGCAATATCTGTGTCGCCACGATCGGGGAATGCGGCATCAGCGTGATTTCTCCGGAAGGCGAGCTGGTCGAATTTGTCGAGACGCCGGATATTTTTACCACCAATATCTGCTTTGGCGGTGAGGATATGATGGACGCCTGGATATGTCTGTCGGCAACTGGAAAACTGGTCAAAACCCGCTGGAAACGGCCCGGAATGAAATTGGAATATCTGAACAAATGA